In the Pseudoalteromonas sp. A25 genome, AAATGGGCAAAATGTACCTGTAATTTATGCTGCGCCAAAAGAAGGATATCGAGGTTGGCACGGGGTGATGTGTTTATCTTCTGCGACGACAGGCGCGGTTAAAGATGCCGCATATGAATATATGAACTGGTGGCTGTCAGGTTGGCCTGGTGCCTTTATCGCAAGGCAGGGTTACTATATTTCGAACCCTCAGCGTGCTAAGTCTTATTTGTCTAAAGCTGAGTGGGATTATTGGTATGACGGGTTGCCAGCTGCGCAAAATTTAACTGGAACCGATGGGAAATTATCGGTTAAACAAGGAGAGGTGCGCACAGGCGGAAGTTATTTAACCCGTTTTAGTAATGTTGCTGTGTGGAATACCGTTATGCCTAGTTATGATTATAGCTTACAAAAGTGGTATGAATTTATTAGCTAGGAGACGTGCATGACGTTTTATCGCTCTCTAGCATTTCAGCTGAGTTTAGGTCTGTTGTGTATCAGTGTATTGGTACTTTCATCGGCGTACCTGACTAAAATTAGCTACAAATTACTTGCCTACAGGGATAGTGAAATTGCCAACTCTACAGAGCTGGCAGAAAGAGCCTATTTGTTAGAGTTGTCGGTAATAGACTTGCAACGTAATGTATTAATTTACAAGCAATCGGCCAGCTCGGCAGCGATGAATCGCAGCAATGAATTAATCGACAAGTTAGAAGCTGTCTTAGCACAAATTGACCAAGCGAGCCAACAAACGCAAGACGTCAGTGATATGATAGCAAGAATGCAAAGTCACCTTGCTGACTATAAAGATAATTTAGCGGTGGCTGTTGCTGGTAGAGAAAAACGCCAGTCTTTATATCAAGATGAGTTTTTAGCTGTTATTAATACCGCTCAGGATGTTATCAATCAAGAGCTTGAAACCACTCAAAAAGCCCAAGCAACACTCTATTTAACCAAGGCACACAACGCCGTACTAACTTATTTGATGACCCAAAATGCCGTACATGTAAACGTGTTTAATCAACAAATTTCACTGGCAAAGTCGCAATTGACCAATACTGTGGTCAAAGCACACTTCCAAAAAATAGCGATGGCTTTTAGAAAATTACATCAAACTATCCGAGGGTATCTGTATTTAACCAATGTGGTTTTACCTGGGACGGCCAACGAAATTCTTCACCTGTCATCTACCCTTCGTGCTCTAGAAGAGCAGCAAATGCAAGATAAGATTACCTCGGCAAAAGAAACGACTAGCTCTTTACAGGGTCGCAGCGAGTTATTCACTTTACTAAGTATTATGTTAGTTGCTCTTTACGCTGCTTTTCTGATTCTAAGGGTGATCAGGCCAATTCGCTCACTTACAGTGCTTTTTAAGCGTTTGAGTAATAATTTGCATGTTGACGATATTCCATACCTTAAAAGAGAAGATGAAATAGGTCAGCTATCAGTGGCAGCTAGCGTTTTTCATAATAAAAACTTGCAAACCACAGAGCTCTTTGAGCGAACAAAAGAGCTAGTAATTGAACAGAAGTCATTAAATGAAGAGTTAGCTGCGAAGCAACAAGAAGCAGAGCAAGCAACCATATCCAAAAGCTTATTTTTAGCGAATATGAGCCATGAGATTCGCACACCAATGAATGGCATCATTGGCTTGATAGAGCTACTTAAAGCGTCAAACTTGGAGGCTGAGCAAAGAGAGTGTATCGAAAAAATTGATTACTCCAGCGGTGTTTTGATGGCGGTGATTAACGATATTTTAGATTTCTCAAAAATTGAAGCGGGCAAGTTAGACATTGAGGAAAAAGAGTTTGAACTTGATCAAATGCTCGACAATATTTTAGCTTCGGTTAGTTTGCGAGCTACCGAGAAAAACCTTTATTTTCGTTGTGTTAGCCCTACACAGGAAAGTCATTTAGTTGGCGATGAAGTGAGGATCACACAAGTGATCCTCAATTTATGCAATAACGCGATTAAATTTACATCGCTGGGCGGTGTTGAGCTGAGAGTATCTACTTATGATAGCGCCACGGGTGAAGTGATTTTAGGTATAGAGGTTGAAGATACTGGAATTGGCATGACGCTGCAGCATCAAAGTGATGTGTTTGAACAGTTCTCTCAAGCGGACGTATCGACTAGTCGAAAATTTGGCGGTACCGGGCTTGGATTAGCGATTGTTAAGCAGCTATGTGAATTGATGAATGGTAGTGTCAGCGTACATTCAGAAGTTGATAAAGGCTCCGTTTTCTCTGTTATGCTTAAACTGCATAGAGCGACTCAGCGGCAAAAAAGTAAACTACCAGTAAACCATAACTTCGCTGTATCTATTGTGTGCCAGCGCCAAATAAATAAAGTAACAAAGATCATAAGTGATTATTTTGCTTTTAATAATTGCAAAGTAACTTACTTAGAATTACACAAGGTTGCTGCCATGACACAGCAAGAGTTAAGTGCTCTAAATATTGTGCTGGTATTAGATCATCAAATGTCTGAATCTATCTGTTTGGCAGATATAGCCTCATTGCAATATTACAGTGCGGGCTTGTGTGTTGTCATAGATAAGCGAGACTCAGTATTACTAACTCGCGCTGGCATCGCGCGAGATACGCTGGTGCTCGAAATGCCGTTCACGTATAGTGCATTTTACAACCATATATGTAAGTTGTTTAAGCATGATGTTGTACCGACTCATAAAGCAGAAGCGAAAGTTGAGTTACGCTTGAAGGGGCGGGTTTTGCTTGTAGAAGACAATGCGGTTAATCAAATGGTTGCTGAAAAATTACTGGCTTCACTGGGGCTAGAGGCAGATATTGCACAAGATGGCCGTCAGGCGGTTGATAAGCTTAGTAATACACCTTATGCGTATGACTTAGTATTAATGGACATTCAAATGCCTGTTATGGACGGCTTCACAGCGACTGAATATATTCGCAAAGAGTTGCAATTAAATATGCCAATATGCGGGTTATCGGCGAATGCAATGTCGGAAGACTACGATAAAGCGATAGCCAGCGGTATGAATGATTTTATGACAAAACCAATAAAAATGGAGCAGCTTAAAATGGTATTGCAACAATACTTAGAGCAAGATATTTCAGCCTAAGCGATGGTCATTATCTATGCTTAGGCTGAAAAGTGCTCAGCAATTACTTCTTTTTCTTTTGTTTTGTTTTTAACTTCTTTTTAGCCTTCATTTTTACCGGATCTTTTTTCTTCTTCGGTGGCTTCGCTTCTTTATGCTGTGGTTCAAGCCCTTTAATTACGCGTCGTTTTAAGCTTTGCTCTGTGTAACGTTCTACCTTTTTCAAAATAGCAGCATCATGTGCTTCTACCATTGAAATTGCAGTGCCTTTTTTACCCGCACGCCCAGTTCGACCAATACGGTGTACATATACATCGGCTGTTCGTGGCATATCAAAGTTAATCACATGGGTGATATCCGGAACATCAATACCTCTCGCCGCTACATCAGTGGCAATTAAGATGCGTGTTCGGCCACTATGAAAATTCGCCATAGCGGTCATACGTTTATCTTGAGGCATTTCGCCACGTAGCCACGTTGTTTTTATGTCTTGAGCATAAAGCTCGCCAACAAGTTGTTCTAAACGCTCACGAGTTTTAACGAATACAATGGCTTTTTGTACTTCTTCTTCGTTTTGTAGAAGGTGAGTAAGCATGGCCAATTTATGTTTGTAATCATCAGCTAAGTGTATCCACTGGTGAATTTTGGCTTTTTCTTTACGCGACGACTCAGCTTCTAATAGCGCTGGGTCTTTGAGAATTCGCTCTGCAAATAATTCAACGCTGTCACCTTCTAACGTGGCTGAAAACAAAAAGCACTGGCGGCGGTTTTTGGCTTCATCACAAATGCGCAACATTTCTTTTTTGAACCCCAGATCTAGCATGCGGTCAGCTTCATCTAAGATTAGCAATTCTACGTTTTCAGCATGAAAGTTTTCGGTTTCGAGATATTCCATCAAGCGACCAGGTGTAGCGATAAGAATGTCGTTGTTCTTTTCAAAAATCTCTTTGTGGCTGCCGTAGTTAATGCCACCTGTGACCACTCCAATGCGTAAATGAGTATTGGCAGCAAGTAACTGACATTGCTCATGCACTTGATAAGCTAATTCACGAGTTGGCGCCATAATTAGTACGCGCGCAAACCCTGGATCTCTGCGAGGAAAATCAAGTAAATACTGAATTGCGGGGATCAAGAATGCAGCGGTTTTACCCGTACCGGTTGGTGCAGAGGCTAAAATGTCGCGACCTAGTAAGGCCTCTGGAATAGCCAATTGCTGAATACTCGTGGCTGTATCGAAGCCCATTTTGTTAATGGCGGTTAAAACTTTTTGATCAAGATCGAATTCAGAAAATTGCATAGTGCATCATAAATAAAGGACAATGTTAGCAATTATACGCGTGATGGCTATTTTGGAAAAGGTGAATCATGTCTGGGTTTGCATTTAAACAATTTAAGGTACAACAATCGAACACTGCAATGAAGGTGTCGACCGATGGTATTTTATTAGGTGCTTGGACAAATTTAAGTGAGGCCAAGCGGTTATTGGATATTGGTTGTGGAACTGGACTGCTCTCATTAATGTGTAAGCAGCGCGTGCCAAACCTTGAAGTTGAAGCAGTTGAAATTGATGAAGGCGCGTATGAAGATGCCTTTGCGAACATTTGGCACAGTCCATGGCCTGATATCCAATTACATCAAGGGGATATTCGCACATTTAACAGCACAGATTTGTTCGATGTGGTGATTTGCAATCCGCCTTACTTTAACGGCAGCTTAAAAGGGCCGAATCAAGCTCGAAATACCGCCCGTCATACAGATAGTTTACCCTTTGGAGCGCTAATAAATGCCTTTACTCGGCTAAGTCATCCAGGTTCGCGATTGGCACTGATTTTACCCTGCACTGAGGCTGAACAGTTTAAATCGTTGGGTGAGAGTGAAGGATTAGTGTTGCAACGAGAGTGCTTAGTTGCGACGACCGAGTATAAATCGCCGACTCGAAGTCTGCTAGAATTTGGCTATGACGGAGCACAACTAATAGCGACTGACTCATTATGTATACAACGTTCTGATGGTGGCTATAGTGCTGAGTTTATCGCTTTGTGCCGAGATTTTTATGTAAAAATGTAGGGTGAACGGGTGATTATTAAGGATGACTATGCAAGAGCAAACGCAACAGATCCTGTCTTTTTTAAGGCAAATACAGCTGCCGTTCGAGTTAAAGTGCTTTTCTAACAAAAAGACATTTTTACCGGGATTAAAACTACAGCAAGGGGTGCTGCAAATTGACCTTGCAAGCTTGCTTTATCCAGGAGATATATTGCACGAAGCTGGTCATGTAGCAGTGTGTGAACCCAAAGAGCGACACCTACTCAGTGATAATGTGTATCAAAGCGGTCGCAATAAAGATTGGATGCATGGCGAGGAAATGGCTGCTATTGCTTGGTCCGTTGCGGCAGCGAAACACATAGGTTTGCCTTTAGAGGTTGTGTTTCATCCGAATGGATATAAAGGGCAAAGCGCGCACTGGGTAGAGGTATTTTCTAATAGTGCTGGTTTTGGTTATCCACTTTTAGGAGTATGGGACATGCTAGACCCAGAGCGAGGCTTTCCTCATATGCGTTGTTGGATACGAGAGGTGTCTTGGGTCTAACGTGATAGTGAAAATGCTATAGCGTTTCACTATACTCAGTCATGATCTGGGTTATCCAAGTGGCTATGCGTTCATCACTTTTGTCGTATTGACTGTCTTCATCTAGCGCAAGGCCAACAAAGTATTTTTTGTCATCGGTCAATGCTTTAGAGGCCTCAAATTCATAATCAGGTGTATTCGGCCAATAACCAAGAAATTGTACGCCTTGTGGAGCGATTTTGTCATGTAGCATACCTAAAGCATCTTGAAACCACTGACCATAGCCTTGTTGATCGCCCATACCAAATAGCGCGATGGTTTTTCCTGTAAGGTTCACCCCATCAATATCGTCCCAGCAAGATTCCCAATCTTCTTGTAACTCGCCAAAATCCCAGGTTGAAATACCAAAAATTAAAAAGTCATACTGTTGGGCGTTGGCAAGTGGTTCATCTTTTATATTGTGCAATGAAACTATGTCACTACCTATAATGTCGCGCATTTTCTCTGCGGCCATTTCTGTATAACAAGTAGTTGACCCGTAAAATAACCCTATCTGCATGCTATTTATCACTTTTAGATTGACTGTTATGATAGGCGCGAAGTCTACCTTATGACGCAGTAAATTGATACAGGAAGCCTGTGAGCGAACAACAACCAGTGGTGCCGTTAAGCGGTGAAAATGCAGACTATATAGAGCAGTTTTTAGACTCATTATTTTTAGAGCAGGGATTAAGTGAAAATACTTTGGCGGCTTATCGCAGTGATATAGAAAAGTGCGCCCATTTTATCCAAGCGACGTTTGATGTGTCATTATTGTCTGTTGATAGCGCTCATATCGAAGCGTATTTGGCGCATCGTCATGATTTGGGGTTAAAAGCACGCAGTACAGCAAGAGCGCTTAGTGCATTGAAAAGGTTTTATTTGTATTTTGTGCGAGAAAAAAGAATATCAAATACACCGTTACTAAATATTGCACAGCCTAAAACGACCCAGTCTTTGCCTAAAACATTAACTGAACAAGAAGTTGAAGCATTACTAGAGGCACCTAATTTAGAAGAGCCCATGGGACTTAGAGATAAAGCAATGTTAGAGCTGCTTTATGCAACAGGACTGAGGGTGACTGAACTGGTAGGATTGCGAATGGAGCAGCTTAATTTGCGACAGGCAGTGGTGTTGGTGAAAGGCAAAGGAGGCAAAGAGCGCTTGGTGCCTATGGGAGAAGAAGCATTACATTATATCGAGCTGTTCCTGCGTGTAGGGCGCCCTGAAATGGTAAAGCATGCCACTGATTTTGTGTTTCCATCTAAAAGAGGTACAGGTATGACGCGGCAAACTTTTTGGCATCGTATTAAACACTATGCTATTTTGGCTCAAGTAGTGTCGCCATTATCACCACATACACTACGTCATGCTTTTGCAACACATTTGTTGAATCATGGCGCTGACTTAAGAGTTGTCCAAATGATGTTAGGGCATAGTGATTTGTCGACCACTCAGATTTATACACATGTTGCTAGTGAGCGTCTGAAAAGCTTACATCAGCAGCATCACCCTAGAGCTTGATGGAATTTTATTGCATATTCTCGGTCTACTGGGGAAATAGGATAATAACTTTAAGAGATAGATATGAAAAAATTAATGTTAGCAGCGGCGATGGTTTGCAGCTTTTCAACGTTCGCAAATACTGAAGTAGACACCGCATCAGAATCAACTTTGATGGCGCCGTTATCGGTTGATCCAATAAAAGAGAGCTTTGCTAAGTTAGGCGTGTCGGTTAAGAGTGTCGAAAGTAGCCCGATTGAAGGCTTGAAAACGGTATTGACTGATAAAGGCGTACTATATGCTTCAGCAGATGGTAAGTATTTGATGCAAGGTAATTTAATTGACCTTGAAAACCGTGTAAATGTGACTGATCAAGCACTTAGTGGTGTACGCAAAGAAGGTGTTGCACAGTATCAAGATTCAATGATTGTATACAAGGCTGAGAATGAAAAGCACCAAATCACGGTGTTTACAGACATCACTTGTGGCTACTGTCGTAAATTACACCGAGAACTAGAAGATTATTTGTCGGCGGGAATTACGGTAAAATATTTAGCTTATCCACGTGGTGGCATTGGCAGTGGCGGTTACAGCGATTTAATGAACGTTTGGTGTGCTAAAGATGCCGCTCAGGCGTTAACAGATGCTAAAGCTGGGCAAAAAGTGGCTAAGGTTGAGAATTGTAGCGCGCCTGTTGCTGAGCATTATCAACTTGGTCAGAGTTTTGGTTTATCAGGTACTCCTGCAATTATTTTAGATGATGGCACTTTGATCCCCGGTTATCAACCTGCAGACTCATTGGCAAAAATGTTAGAAGATAAAAGCAATAAATCATAATAGCGGATATAATATAGAGCTGTTAAAAAAGGCCGTTAGGCCTTTTTTATTGCGTCAGATTTAAGGTTGTGTACTTCATGAATACCCATATCAAAGCTCGTCAACGTGTCGACGATAGTCATTTGCCCAGTCACTTACACCCCGTTATTAAACAAATTTATGCAAGTAGAGGTGTGCAAACGGCAACTGAACTTGATAACCGAGCTACAACGTTACTCGACTTTCGGTTGTTTAAAGATATAGAGATTGCATGTGACATATTGCAATCAGCATTATACGCACAAGCAAGAATATTGATTGTAGGAGACTTTGATGCTGATGGGGCAACCAGTACTGCGGTTTTGATGGAAGGGTTGACGCAATTTGGCTATCAGCACGTAGACTACTTGGTTCCAGATAGGTTTAGCCTTGGTTACGGTTTAAGCCCAGCGCTTGCTGAACAAATTGTTGGGCTCAAGCCTGATCTTGTGATCACGGTAGACAATGGCATTTCTTGTATTGCTGGAATAGACATTGTTAAACAAGCGGGCATTCAAGTGATTGTTACCGACCACCATTTACAAGGCGAACAGTTGCCCAATGCAGATGCGATTGTTAACCCTAATCAGCATGGTTGTCAGTTTCCCTCAAAGTCAATTGCGGGTGTCGGGGTCGCATTTTATGTCTTAGTTGCACTGCGTCATCATTTACGCGCGCAAGGCTACTTTACTGACTCAGGGCAACCAGAACCGAATTTAGCATCACTGCTGGATATCGTAGCGTTGGGGACTGTGGCGGATGTTGTGGCATTAGATGCGAACAACCGAACGTTGGTTTATCAAGGGTTAGCCCGCATTCGAAATGGCCATACACGCCCAGGTATTGAAGCGCTTATTGAAGTGTCTAATCGCAATGCCGCAAGATTGAATGCCAGTGATTTCGGTTTTGCTTTGGCTCCACGACTCAATGCCGCAGGCAGATTAGATGATATGAGCCTGGGGATCGCGTGTTTGCTGTCAAAAGACATCAACCAAGCACGACGCATTGCCGGTGAATTGGATAGCTTAAACCATGAACGACGTGAGATAGAGCAGGGTATGCAGCAAGAGGCGCTTGCTGTATTAGAGCGTTTGGTAATGAGCACACAAGTTGTGCCTGATGCGCTATGTTTGTATCAAGATGATTGGCATCAAGGCGTGATTGGTATTTTAGCGGGTCGTTTAAAAGAGCAGTATCATCGTCCCACAGTGATATTTGCCCAAGGTGATCATGGTGAGCTCAAGGGATCATGCCGCTCTATTGAAGGGATTCATATGCGAGACTTGTTAGAGTCGCTCAATACGCAATACCCAGATTTGATAGTTAAGTTTGGTGGCCACGCCATGGCGGCTGGATTGACGATACAAGAGTCAAATTTTGAGCAATTTAAACGGGTATTTGTCAGTACCGTTGGTGACAATTTATCTGAAGAGCACAAACAGAGTGTGCTCTTGACCGATGGCGCGCTTCCTAGTGAGTGCTTTTCTATGGAGTTTGCGCAATTGTTGCAACAAGCAGGGCCATGGGGGCAGCATTTTCCTGAACCTGTCTTTTATGGCGAGTTTGAGCTTGTACAGCAACGTATTGTGGGGGAAAAGCATCTAAAACTAGTGTTAAAGCATGCCTCTGGCAAGTTGGTGGATGCTATTGCTTTTAATGTTGATGTTAAAGCTTGGCCTAATACACAAGCACTTTTAGCTCAGGTCGCATATCAATTGGATATTAACGAGTTCAGAGGCAAGTTTTCATTACAGTTAATCGTGCGAGAAATCAGCGCAATTACCTAATAAAGGCATTTATAGCGACCACAAATTTTGCTACTATGGCGCGTTTAATAATTGGGCGTGCTGATCGGTCTAGTAAGAAACGGCAGCAGCCATAAAAATCGAGCAATTTTTGGAGTAATGTGCATGTTTGAAGTGAATCCTGTGATTAATCAAATCAAGGACATTCGCGAACGTACTGAACTGCTTCGGGGGTATCTTTGACTACGCTCATAAATTAGAGCGCTTAGAAGAAGTTAATGCCGAACTTGAAGATTCAGCCGTGTGGAACGAGCCGGAAAAAGCACAAGCACTAGGGCGTGAAAAATCAGCCTTAGAAGCGGTTGTTGAAACGATAGATGAATTAGTTTCAGGTGCCGATGATGTTGAAGGGCTTGTTGAACTTGCTGTTGAAGCAGAAGATCAAGATACCTTTGATGAAGCACAGCAAGAGCTAGAAGTGTTGGTTGCATCATTGGATAAACTAGAGTTCCGTCGAATGTTTTCGGGTCCACATGATGACAGCGATGCATACTTAGACTTGCAATCGGGCTCCGGTGGTACTGAAGCGCAAGATTGGTGCAACATGTTGCTACGCATGTACTTACGATGGGGCGAAGCTAAAGGCTTTAAAGTTGAATTGGTTGAAGCCACTGACGGAGATGTTGCAGGCATAAAAGGCGCAACGGTTCGCTTTGTCGGTGAGTATGCTTACGGTTGGCTTCGCACTGAAACAGGTGTACATCGATTAGTTCGTAAAAGTCCGTTTGACTCAAGTGGTCGTCGCCATACTTCTTTTGCTTCGGCATTCGTTTACCCAGAAGTTGACGATAATATTGAAATTGATATTAACCCCGCCGATTTACGCATTGACGTATATCGTGCATCGGGTGCTGGTGGTCAGCACGTTAACACCACCGAGTCTGCGGTTCGTATCACACACGTACCAACCAATACGGTTGTACAGTGTCAAAATGAGCGTTCGCAGCACAAAAACAAAGCGCAAGCAATGAAGCAGTTAAAAGCCAAATTGTTTGAGCTTGAAATGCAAGCGCAAAACGCAGAAAAGCAGTCTCAAGAAGACGCCAAATCTGACATCGGTTGGGGTAGTCAAATACGTTCTTATGTATTAGATGACTCGCGTATTAAAGATTTACGTACTGGTGTTGAGAACCGAAATACACAAGCTGTATTAGACGGTGACTTAGACAAATTTATCGAAGCTAGCCTGAAATCAGGCCTTTAATCAACAAGCTAAACTAAGAGCTAAAAAATGACAGATCAAATCCAAGACGAAAACAAACTCATTGCTGAGCGTCGTACCAAGTTGGATGCGATTCGCGAGAATTGCAATGCCAATGGCCACCCTAACAGCTTCCGCCGTGAAGACTATACGGCTGATCTACAGGCTAAGCTTGGTGATAAATCGAAAGAAGAGTTGGTTGAATTAGACTGCCAAGCTGCTGTTGCTGGCCGTATTCTTGCTAAACGTGGCCCTTTCTTAGTATTGCAAGATATGAAAGGCCGTATTCAGGCATATGCTTCAAAAGATGTACAAAAAGATTTAAAAGCGAAGTATGGTCAATTAGATATTGGTGACATCATTGGTGTTAAAGGACCTGTGCACAAATCTGGTAAAGGTGACCTGTATGTAGATATGGTTGAGTACGAGCTACTAACCAAGTCTTTACGCCCTCTACCTGAGAAGTTCCACGGTTTAACAGACCAAGAAGCAAAGTATCGTCAGCGCTATGTTGATTTGATCACTAATATGGATACCCGTGAAACGTTCCGTATTCGCTCTAAAGTAATTGAAGGAATTCGTCGCTTCTTAGCTGAGCGCGATTTCATGGAAGTAGAAACACCTATGCTTCAGGTTATACCTGGTGGGGCAACGGCACGTCCATTCGTAACGCACCACAATGCGTTAGATATCGACATGTACTTGCGTATTGCGCCAGAACTTTATCTTAAGCGCTTGGTGGTTGGTGGCTTTGACCGCGTGTTTGAAATTAACCGTAACTTCCGTAATGAAGGTCTTTCGACGCGTCACAATCCAGAGTTCACCATGATTGAATTCTACCAAGCGTACGCAGATTACAAAGATCTCATGAACTTAACCGAAGACATGCTACGCACGGTTGCACAAGACGTATTGGGTACTACAACGATTGTGAATACGACTAAAAATGCTGATGGGGAAGTGGTTGATACGATTGAGTATGACTTTGGTCAACCGTTTGCGCGTTTATCAATGGCTGATGCAATTATTGAACACTCTGCAGATGCTGCGGCAAAAGCGCATATCTTCAAAGACCCTGAAAACCATTTTGAAGAGCTAAAAGCCTTTGCTAAGCAAATTCACGTTAAAACGCCAGAAAACTGCGTTTGGGGCCCTGGTAAGTTCTTGTGTGAAATCTTTGAAGAAGTGGCAGAGCATAAACTTATCCAACCGACTTTCATTACCGAGTATCCATGGGAAGTGTCTCCATTAGCGCGTCGTAACGATGAAAACCCATTCATTACCGATCGTTTTGAATTCTTCGTTGGTGGTCGTGAGCTTGCTAACGGCTTCTCTGAGCTTAATGATGCAGAAGATCAAGCGGCACGTTTTGCGCGTCAGGTTGAAGAAAAAGATGCCGGTGATGATGAAGCAATGCACTTTGATGATGATTACATTCAAGCACTTGAATACGGCTTACCACCGACTGCTGGTGAAGGTATTGGTATTGACCGTTTGGTGATGCTATTTACTGACTCACCAACGATTAAAGACGTAATCTTGTTCCCGCATATGCGCCCGCAAGCAGACTAATTTAAATGATGCTAAAAAGCCGCTCAATGAGCGGCTTTTTTGTAGACTTATCTCACCTTTGTATTATTTTTAGTCTTAAAGTGTAGAAAAGTTAAACGCTGTCAAATAAATGACTTATAAGCTGAGCATTCTCTGAGCATACTGAACATTTTTGCCATAAAAGTGTTTGACTTATTTTCTCAAGCCTTTATTATACGCATCCACAAGACGGAGAGGTGGCCGAGTGGCTGAAGGCGCTCCCCTGCTAAGGGAGTATAGGGTTTGTAGCCCTATCGAGGGTTCGAATCCCTCCTTCTCCGCCATTTTTAACTAAATGGTTTCTTGTAACGGACGCGTAGCTAAGCTGGATAGGTTATTTAGCAATGATGGCTACGAACAGGTTCGCATCTCATAAGTGAAGATGTAAAAGATACTTAAATACGGACGCGTAGCTAAGCTGGATAGGTTATTTAGCAATGATGGCTACGAACAGGTTCGCATCTCATAAGTGAAGATGTAAAAGATACTTAAATACGGACGCGTAGCTCAGCTGGATAGAGTACCTGGCTACGAACCAGGCGGTCGGAGGTTCGAATCCTCCCGCGTCCGCCACTTTTCTCAAGTGGTAAAAATAATAGAGATATCTTTAAGAGATATAAAATTTTAAACGACGGACGCGTAGCTCAGCTGGATAGAGTACCTGGCTACGAACCAGGCGGTCGGAGGTTCGAATCCTCCCGCGTCCGCCACTTTTCTTAAGTGGTTAAATATAAAGAATTGCGATGCAGGCGGTCGGAGGTTCACTCTTACAAAAACGTCCCGCATACGCCACTTTTCTTAAGTGGTTAAATATAAAGAATTGCGATGCAGGTGGTCGGAGGTTCACTCTTACAAAAAACGTCCCGCGTCCGCCACTTTTCTCTAAGTGGTTAATTAAAAGAGCATCTGGTAAGTAAAGATGTAAAACACACTTAAATACGGACGCGTAGCTCAGCT is a window encoding:
- a CDS encoding ATP-binding protein; its protein translation is MTFYRSLAFQLSLGLLCISVLVLSSAYLTKISYKLLAYRDSEIANSTELAERAYLLELSVIDLQRNVLIYKQSASSAAMNRSNELIDKLEAVLAQIDQASQQTQDVSDMIARMQSHLADYKDNLAVAVAGREKRQSLYQDEFLAVINTAQDVINQELETTQKAQATLYLTKAHNAVLTYLMTQNAVHVNVFNQQISLAKSQLTNTVVKAHFQKIAMAFRKLHQTIRGYLYLTNVVLPGTANEILHLSSTLRALEEQQMQDKITSAKETTSSLQGRSELFTLLSIMLVALYAAFLILRVIRPIRSLTVLFKRLSNNLHVDDIPYLKREDEIGQLSVAASVFHNKNLQTTELFERTKELVIEQKSLNEELAAKQQEAEQATISKSLFLANMSHEIRTPMNGIIGLIELLKASNLEAEQRECIEKIDYSSGVLMAVINDILDFSKIEAGKLDIEEKEFELDQMLDNILASVSLRATEKNLYFRCVSPTQESHLVGDEVRITQVILNLCNNAIKFTSLGGVELRVSTYDSATGEVILGIEVEDTGIGMTLQHQSDVFEQFSQADVSTSRKFGGTGLGLAIVKQLCELMNGSVSVHSEVDKGSVFSVMLKLHRATQRQKSKLPVNHNFAVSIVCQRQINKVTKIISDYFAFNNCKVTYLELHKVAAMTQQELSALNIVLVLDHQMSESICLADIASLQYYSAGLCVVIDKRDSVLLTRAGIARDTLVLEMPFTYSAFYNHICKLFKHDVVPTHKAEAKVELRLKGRVLLVEDNAVNQMVAEKLLASLGLEADIAQDGRQAVDKLSNTPYAYDLVLMDIQMPVMDGFTATEYIRKELQLNMPICGLSANAMSEDYDKAIASGMNDFMTKPIKMEQLKMVLQQYLEQDISA
- the srmB gene encoding ATP-dependent RNA helicase SrmB; translation: MQFSEFDLDQKVLTAINKMGFDTATSIQQLAIPEALLGRDILASAPTGTGKTAAFLIPAIQYLLDFPRRDPGFARVLIMAPTRELAYQVHEQCQLLAANTHLRIGVVTGGINYGSHKEIFEKNNDILIATPGRLMEYLETENFHAENVELLILDEADRMLDLGFKKEMLRICDEAKNRRQCFLFSATLEGDSVELFAERILKDPALLEAESSRKEKAKIHQWIHLADDYKHKLAMLTHLLQNEEEVQKAIVFVKTRERLEQLVGELYAQDIKTTWLRGEMPQDKRMTAMANFHSGRTRILIATDVAARGIDVPDITHVINFDMPRTADVYVHRIGRTGRAGKKGTAISMVEAHDAAILKKVERYTEQSLKRRVIKGLEPQHKEAKPPKKKKDPVKMKAKKKLKTKQKKKK
- a CDS encoding tRNA1(Val) (adenine(37)-N6)-methyltransferase, which gives rise to MSGFAFKQFKVQQSNTAMKVSTDGILLGAWTNLSEAKRLLDIGCGTGLLSLMCKQRVPNLEVEAVEIDEGAYEDAFANIWHSPWPDIQLHQGDIRTFNSTDLFDVVICNPPYFNGSLKGPNQARNTARHTDSLPFGALINAFTRLSHPGSRLALILPCTEAEQFKSLGESEGLVLQRECLVATTEYKSPTRSLLEFGYDGAQLIATDSLCIQRSDGGYSAEFIALCRDFYVKM
- the fldB gene encoding flavodoxin FldB → MQIGLFYGSTTCYTEMAAEKMRDIIGSDIVSLHNIKDEPLANAQQYDFLIFGISTWDFGELQEDWESCWDDIDGVNLTGKTIALFGMGDQQGYGQWFQDALGMLHDKIAPQGVQFLGYWPNTPDYEFEASKALTDDKKYFVGLALDEDSQYDKSDERIATWITQIMTEYSETL
- the xerD gene encoding site-specific tyrosine recombinase XerD gives rise to the protein MSEQQPVVPLSGENADYIEQFLDSLFLEQGLSENTLAAYRSDIEKCAHFIQATFDVSLLSVDSAHIEAYLAHRHDLGLKARSTARALSALKRFYLYFVREKRISNTPLLNIAQPKTTQSLPKTLTEQEVEALLEAPNLEEPMGLRDKAMLELLYATGLRVTELVGLRMEQLNLRQAVVLVKGKGGKERLVPMGEEALHYIELFLRVGRPEMVKHATDFVFPSKRGTGMTRQTFWHRIKHYAILAQVVSPLSPHTLRHAFATHLLNHGADLRVVQMMLGHSDLSTTQIYTHVASERLKSLHQQHHPRA